From one Actinomyces sp. Marseille-P3109 genomic stretch:
- the rplT gene encoding 50S ribosomal protein L20, whose product MARVKRAVNAQKKRRSVLEKASGYRGQRSRLYRKAKEQVTHSGVYAFRDRRARKGDFRRLWIQRINAAARAEGLTYNRFIQGLGLAGVEIDRRMLAELAVNEPEGFKALVEVARKALPEDVNAPKA is encoded by the coding sequence ATGGCACGTGTGAAGCGGGCTGTTAACGCCCAGAAGAAGCGTCGTTCCGTTCTCGAGAAGGCCTCGGGCTACCGCGGTCAGCGCTCGCGCCTCTACCGCAAGGCCAAGGAGCAGGTCACTCACTCCGGCGTCTACGCGTTCCGCGACCGTCGCGCCCGCAAGGGCGACTTCCGTCGCCTGTGGATCCAGCGCATCAACGCCGCCGCCCGCGCCGAGGGCCTGACCTACAACCGCTTCATCCAGGGGCTTGGCCTGGCCGGCGTGGAGATCGACCGCCGCATGCTCGCGGAGCTGGCCGTCAATGAGCCCGAGGGCTTCAAGGCCCTCGTGGAGGTCGCCCGCAAGGCCCTCCCCGAGGACGTCAACGCCCCCAAGGCCTGA
- the rpmI gene encoding 50S ribosomal protein L35, giving the protein MPKNKTHSGAKKRFRVTGSGKLMREQANKRHLLEVKSSRRKRKLSQDQPVAPADVRQVKKLLGR; this is encoded by the coding sequence ATGCCGAAGAACAAGACGCACTCCGGTGCCAAGAAGCGCTTCCGGGTCACCGGCAGCGGCAAGCTCATGCGCGAGCAGGCCAACAAGCGCCACCTGCTGGAGGTCAAGTCCTCCCGCCGCAAGCGCAAGCTGTCCCAGGACCAGCCGGTCGCCCCGGCCGACGTCCGCCAGGTCAAGAAGCTGCTCGGTCGCTGA
- the infC gene encoding translation initiation factor IF-3, whose product MSEPRINERIRVPEVRLVGPSGEQVGVVRVEDALRLAEEADLDLVEVAPDARPPVCKLMDYGKFKYESAMKARDARRNQANTQLKEIQFRPKIDEHDYATKRGHVERFLKGGDKVKCIVRFRGREQSRPELGIRLLQGLAEEMAELGTIESHPRQDGRNMVMVLAPVRKKAEVKSDQRRRREEARAARRAEKHAGRAPKGAKASSEEPVGENA is encoded by the coding sequence ATCAGCGAGCCCCGTATCAACGAACGGATCCGCGTTCCCGAAGTGCGTCTCGTCGGCCCCAGCGGCGAGCAGGTCGGTGTCGTCCGCGTGGAGGACGCCCTGCGTCTGGCTGAGGAGGCCGATCTCGACCTTGTCGAGGTGGCCCCCGACGCTCGCCCTCCGGTGTGCAAGCTCATGGACTACGGCAAGTTCAAGTACGAGTCGGCCATGAAGGCGCGCGACGCGCGACGCAACCAGGCAAACACCCAGCTCAAGGAGATCCAGTTCCGCCCCAAGATCGATGAGCACGACTACGCCACCAAGCGCGGTCACGTCGAGCGATTCCTCAAGGGCGGGGACAAGGTCAAGTGCATCGTCCGCTTCCGTGGCCGTGAGCAGTCCCGGCCCGAGCTCGGGATCAGGCTTCTCCAGGGCCTGGCCGAGGAGATGGCCGAGCTGGGCACCATTGAGTCCCACCCCCGCCAGGACGGCCGCAACATGGTCATGGTCCTGGCCCCGGTCCGCAAGAAGGCCGAGGTCAAGTCCGATCAGCGCCGTCGCCGCGAGGAGGCCCGTGCCGCCCGTCGTGCCGAGAAGCACGCGGGCCGGGCACCCAAGGGCGCCAAGGCTTCAAGCGAGGAGCCTGTCGGCGAGAACGCCTGA
- a CDS encoding DUF6297 family protein, with translation MTLRGSSGTQAASTEPETEPFPDGADLRRWTARRTRRHRRGVWALVGDIYSGLLTTAVVGMILAPYLRRLVITRSSAPSEGTGLPGPLDLDPGWLLLALMLLLLALGLGPLHRLGPLFLRPHEAAWWLPMPGDRGGLLVPVARTEYFIAAAIGAMTGVLPALLAGGGWVSSAVWPALFAAVLCLVLSGLITAQIKSAGVSRLRGTLILTGAAICVTGAVLPFPRSALAHAAVTALAGVLGTVSVLRWRRVRLSLGQLHDAALLDVVARSFGAHVSLLSLDTRAMGRLLSPPPSRPGCPAPLRWARFASRMPRPVRVVVCVAQADWMLLRRQPRRLLQLGAGLAVAVLPFLSESVSGPLRAFTYLTGGWIATLAVAEPARQAWFDGVPDASWPAPPSTVRTGHLLVPAVLMGAWSVLSLVPAMVALGTAAAWKDLGIVAALALVSGWAWAGVALRSGYRTMPDFDAGLVTSPMGSLPPGLVQMLTAGPDAALVGASATALVACSIIVPTTTVLWIEAAATAVVVLWGIRTNRWAS, from the coding sequence GTGACGCTCCGGGGCTCCTCGGGGACGCAGGCCGCCTCGACCGAGCCGGAGACGGAGCCCTTTCCCGACGGCGCCGACCTGAGGAGGTGGACCGCCAGGCGCACTCGACGGCATCGTCGCGGCGTGTGGGCGCTCGTCGGAGACATCTACTCCGGGCTCCTGACGACAGCCGTCGTCGGGATGATCCTGGCCCCCTACCTGCGTCGGTTGGTCATCACTCGTTCCTCCGCGCCGAGCGAGGGCACCGGTCTGCCGGGACCGCTCGATCTGGACCCGGGCTGGCTGCTGCTGGCCCTCATGCTGCTGCTCCTCGCGCTCGGCCTCGGGCCGCTCCACCGACTCGGACCGCTCTTCCTGCGCCCCCATGAGGCGGCCTGGTGGCTGCCGATGCCCGGGGACCGAGGCGGCCTCCTGGTGCCGGTGGCCCGAACCGAGTACTTCATCGCGGCCGCCATCGGGGCCATGACGGGCGTGCTGCCGGCGCTCCTGGCCGGCGGTGGGTGGGTGTCCTCAGCCGTGTGGCCGGCCCTGTTCGCGGCGGTGCTCTGCCTGGTGCTCTCCGGGCTCATCACGGCGCAGATCAAGAGCGCCGGCGTATCCCGCCTACGGGGGACGCTGATTCTGACCGGGGCAGCCATCTGCGTGACCGGCGCCGTCCTCCCTTTCCCACGCTCTGCGCTCGCGCATGCCGCGGTCACGGCCCTGGCCGGGGTACTGGGCACTGTCAGCGTGCTGCGGTGGAGACGGGTACGGCTCAGTCTGGGACAGCTGCATGACGCCGCGCTTCTCGACGTTGTCGCCCGATCCTTCGGCGCCCATGTCTCCCTGCTCTCCCTCGACACCAGGGCCATGGGGCGCCTGCTCTCGCCGCCACCCTCCCGACCCGGCTGCCCCGCCCCGCTTCGATGGGCCCGGTTCGCCAGCCGGATGCCCCGGCCTGTCAGGGTCGTGGTGTGCGTGGCTCAGGCGGACTGGATGCTGCTGCGTCGTCAGCCCCGGCGCCTGCTTCAGCTGGGGGCCGGCCTGGCCGTCGCGGTTCTGCCCTTCCTGTCCGAGTCCGTGAGCGGTCCGCTGCGCGCGTTCACCTACCTGACCGGCGGCTGGATCGCGACCCTGGCCGTTGCCGAGCCCGCCCGACAGGCCTGGTTCGACGGTGTTCCCGACGCCTCCTGGCCGGCGCCGCCCTCGACGGTCCGGACGGGGCACCTGCTTGTGCCGGCAGTCCTCATGGGCGCGTGGTCCGTGCTGAGCCTGGTGCCCGCCATGGTGGCCCTCGGTACCGCGGCGGCGTGGAAGGATCTCGGGATCGTGGCCGCCCTGGCTCTTGTGAGCGGCTGGGCCTGGGCCGGGGTGGCGCTGCGCTCCGGTTACCGGACGATGCCCGACTTCGACGCCGGACTCGTCACCTCGCCCATGGGGTCCCTGCCCCCGGGGCTGGTGCAGATGCTCACGGCGGGTCCTGACGCGGCGCTCGTCGGGGCGTCGGCGACGGCACTCGTCGCCTGCTCCATTATCGTGCCGACGACGACGGTGCTCTGGATCGAGGCCGCTGCCACCGCCGTCGTCGTCCTGTGGGGGATCCGGACCAATCGATGGGCCTCCTGA
- a CDS encoding ABC transporter ATP-binding protein has product MTPMPTTASQHRPDPAKTPENRPETADDVANTTMVREAAAEGVHGLETSHEPLVSCHDLSVGYGGEPVCAPATFDLIAGQVLALVGVNGAGKSTILRTCCGLLQPLKGQVRVLGHVPDPRSGMQRAVLATDLGQESFFPTLTVAEHLQLVCFGHGVVDADEAVAELLEDLDLTRLAGHLPEELSSGQRRRLALASVLVRPRRVLVLDEPEQRLDRVTRLLLADRLVEERESGGGVLMVSHDPEIVEEAATHVLLVGRDTRMLSVDEGVRAIEEGLQ; this is encoded by the coding sequence ATGACCCCGATGCCGACCACTGCTTCTCAACATCGGCCGGACCCCGCGAAAACGCCCGAGAACCGGCCGGAGACCGCCGACGACGTGGCGAACACCACCATGGTGCGGGAAGCTGCGGCCGAAGGTGTCCACGGCCTCGAGACGAGTCATGAGCCCCTGGTGAGCTGCCACGATCTCAGCGTGGGGTACGGCGGTGAGCCGGTCTGCGCCCCGGCGACCTTCGATCTGATCGCAGGTCAGGTCCTGGCGCTGGTCGGGGTCAACGGGGCCGGCAAGTCGACGATCCTGCGCACTTGCTGCGGGCTGTTGCAGCCGCTGAAGGGACAGGTCAGGGTGCTCGGGCACGTTCCGGACCCGCGCTCGGGCATGCAGCGCGCCGTGCTCGCCACCGACCTGGGGCAGGAGTCCTTCTTCCCCACGCTGACCGTCGCCGAGCACCTGCAGCTGGTGTGCTTCGGTCACGGCGTCGTCGATGCTGATGAGGCTGTCGCCGAGCTGCTGGAGGACCTGGATCTGACCCGGCTCGCGGGGCACCTGCCCGAGGAGCTCTCCTCGGGCCAGCGGCGCCGGCTGGCGCTGGCATCGGTCCTGGTCCGCCCGCGCAGAGTCCTGGTCCTCGACGAGCCTGAGCAGCGCCTGGACCGGGTGACCCGGCTGCTCCTGGCGGATCGCCTCGTCGAGGAGCGCGAGTCCGGTGGGGGAGTGCTCATGGTCTCTCACGACCCCGAGATCGTGGAGGAGGCAGCCACCCACGTGCTCCTCGTCGGTCGCGACACCCGGATGCTGAGTGTGGACGAGGGGGTCCGCGCCATCGAGGAGGGTCTCCAGTGA
- a CDS encoding SseB family protein yields MAARAKLERLLAAPSPFAGDDGAIRPEVGAALEATDLPRHEYIDRLWGALVNGRLIVPVAAHALPGHLERSEPRSMSLSRGGAPEVPAHEVHTADACQDAATLAVSLPDGHIALPVFTSAEAMGRWRADVRPVPVSPERAAQVACLSTDQLWVLDPGSRDLRLPRPAVVAVAGGEEWVPSWRNEPVQAEVRAQLEEVDGVTGVAFGPGEGAELRVFIRIDAANGRSGVARSLEGCQHVMVNPAWGDLIDTVELCPLPA; encoded by the coding sequence ATGGCTGCCCGGGCCAAGCTGGAGCGTCTTCTCGCCGCCCCCTCACCCTTTGCCGGCGACGACGGGGCGATCCGCCCGGAGGTCGGTGCAGCACTGGAGGCCACCGACCTACCCCGCCACGAGTACATCGACCGGTTGTGGGGGGCCCTTGTGAACGGACGGCTGATCGTTCCTGTTGCCGCTCACGCCCTGCCCGGCCACCTGGAGAGGAGTGAGCCGCGGTCCATGAGCCTGTCGCGCGGTGGCGCACCGGAGGTTCCGGCTCACGAGGTGCACACCGCCGACGCCTGCCAGGACGCGGCGACTCTGGCGGTGAGCCTGCCCGACGGGCACATCGCCCTGCCGGTGTTCACCAGCGCCGAGGCCATGGGCCGGTGGCGCGCTGACGTGCGCCCCGTGCCGGTCTCGCCTGAGCGGGCGGCACAGGTGGCCTGCCTGTCCACCGACCAGCTGTGGGTGCTGGACCCGGGCAGTCGGGACCTGCGCCTGCCTCGGCCCGCCGTCGTGGCTGTGGCCGGGGGAGAGGAGTGGGTACCGTCGTGGCGCAACGAGCCGGTTCAGGCCGAGGTGCGCGCCCAGCTCGAGGAGGTCGACGGCGTCACCGGTGTGGCCTTCGGACCCGGCGAGGGCGCCGAGCTGCGGGTCTTCATCCGCATCGATGCCGCAAACGGTCGCTCCGGCGTGGCCCGGAGCCTGGAGGGCTGCCAGCACGTCATGGTCAACCCGGCCTGGGGTGACCTCATCGACACCGTGGAGCTGTGCCCGCTACCGGCCTGA